The proteins below come from a single Eubacterium limosum genomic window:
- a CDS encoding GGDEF domain-containing protein → MAFPAILRMLNDIRAPLDELPELMYVSDLENYDLLFINKAGKDTFNFKDTEGKKCYELLQGFDTPCPFCSTPNLKPEEYYNWEHTNPLTGRHYLLKDRLIEWEGRPARFEIAFDLTEAMREKQNLKNMLESEQVIVECIRDLYQNHDLSKAIPLFLERIGKFLGADRSYIFDLRGELLKNTYEWCAEGIESEQEELQTIPRHYFNRWFEAFVEQECIVVDDCESLKVIAPLEYEVLSFQNIERLVAVPLERDGELYACIGVDNPPPELMQNAVSILQTLRYFLMLAIRRTEDEAELTKLSYYDTLTSFYNRNRYTQDLEVFSDYEDSVGIVFLDMNGLKMVNDQYGHGKGDRLLVECARCIREGFGESNFYRVGGDEFVVIALGDTEAAFFDKVKKLRAYFDHSSHISTAIGAYWTPCGSGIDEAVTAADERMYSDKQVFYHDHHTSKRYRYINDDAVNLLEKQAGEK, encoded by the coding sequence TTGGCATTTCCCGCTATCCTCAGGATGCTGAACGATATTCGGGCACCGCTCGATGAGCTGCCCGAGCTCATGTATGTTTCTGATCTGGAGAATTATGACCTGCTGTTCATTAACAAGGCCGGTAAGGATACCTTTAACTTTAAGGATACAGAGGGAAAGAAGTGCTATGAACTGCTACAAGGGTTTGACACTCCCTGTCCTTTTTGCTCAACGCCAAATCTGAAGCCGGAAGAATATTATAACTGGGAGCATACCAACCCCCTGACCGGGCGGCACTACCTCTTAAAAGACCGTTTGATCGAATGGGAGGGCCGGCCAGCCCGGTTCGAGATCGCCTTTGACCTGACCGAGGCGATGAGGGAAAAGCAGAACCTGAAAAACATGCTAGAAAGCGAGCAGGTTATTGTGGAGTGTATCCGTGATCTCTACCAGAACCATGACCTGTCCAAGGCCATTCCTCTTTTTCTGGAGCGTATCGGAAAATTTCTTGGGGCAGACCGCAGCTATATTTTTGATCTGAGAGGTGAGCTTCTGAAAAACACTTATGAGTGGTGCGCCGAAGGTATCGAATCGGAACAGGAGGAGCTGCAGACTATTCCAAGACATTACTTCAACCGCTGGTTTGAAGCTTTTGTCGAGCAGGAATGTATTGTCGTTGACGACTGCGAAAGCCTTAAGGTCATTGCCCCTCTTGAATATGAAGTCCTCTCATTCCAGAACATTGAACGGCTTGTGGCGGTTCCGCTGGAACGGGACGGCGAACTCTACGCCTGTATCGGCGTGGACAATCCGCCTCCAGAGCTGATGCAGAATGCAGTCTCGATCCTGCAAACTCTGCGCTATTTCCTGATGCTTGCTATCCGGCGTACCGAGGATGAGGCCGAGCTGACCAAGCTGAGTTATTATGATACCCTGACTTCATTCTACAACCGTAACCGTTATACACAGGACCTTGAAGTTTTTTCGGACTATGAGGATTCGGTGGGCATTGTCTTTTTGGATATGAACGGCCTGAAGATGGTTAACGACCAGTATGGACATGGAAAAGGAGACCGGCTGTTGGTTGAATGCGCGCGGTGTATTCGTGAAGGGTTTGGCGAGAGCAATTTTTACCGCGTGGGTGGGGACGAGTTTGTGGTGATCGCCCTTGGAGACACTGAGGCAGCGTTCTTTGACAAGGTTAAAAAACTGCGCGCCTACTTTGACCACAGCTCTCATATCAGCACAGCCATCGGCGCATACTGGACGCCTTGCGGGTCGGGCATTGACGAAGCTGTTACCGCCGCGGATGAAAGGATGTACTCGGACAAGCAGGTATTTTACCACGACCATCACACCTCCAAACGGTACCGCTACATCAATGATGACGCGGTTAATCTTTTGGAAAAGCAGGCTGGAGAAAAATAA
- a CDS encoding bifunctional diguanylate cyclase/phosphohydrolase, with protein sequence MLFFQSSTFTQGFGDGVTNKRLCFDTVWGGYPDGLSGNEISIWAQAVSLADVYDALTSKRVYKDAYPHETAVQMILDGECGVFNPQLIKCFLTALPELNRSMKGGEMLTSTVTAPGEVSIPEKKKKEAHGDLSSRTLYLLEQERQKYQILSELSDELIFEYDLRADKLTFSDRFQILTGRDPVFPQISRLLSDEALVNAEDHSRLFKKLERITPDRPTCKAELRINLDGEGFQWYQVYLYPIWDMEFEPVCVSYIGKLINVEESKQRNLMLKKEAESDPLTGLLNQRAMREQSILVLKDRRVQNAALCFADVDNFKSVNDERGHLFGDMVLKEVAEILTSSVRHTDLVGRVGGDEFLILFHDIIDQKDIERRVSAICKKLNKRFNSYGITGSLGISRYPQDAERYSGTAR encoded by the coding sequence TTGCTCTTTTTTCAAAGTTCAACCTTTACCCAGGGGTTTGGGGACGGAGTCACCAACAAGAGACTGTGTTTTGACACAGTCTGGGGCGGCTACCCCGACGGCCTGTCGGGCAACGAAATCTCTATCTGGGCACAGGCGGTATCGTTAGCCGATGTTTACGATGCCCTGACCAGCAAACGGGTTTATAAGGACGCTTACCCCCATGAGACGGCTGTTCAGATGATTCTGGACGGAGAGTGCGGTGTGTTTAACCCACAGCTGATCAAGTGCTTTCTGACAGCGCTTCCCGAGCTTAACCGTTCTATGAAGGGCGGCGAAATGCTGACATCGACAGTGACTGCACCCGGTGAGGTATCCATCCCCGAAAAGAAGAAAAAAGAAGCTCACGGCGATCTTTCAAGCCGGACCCTATACCTGTTAGAACAGGAGCGCCAGAAGTACCAGATACTGTCCGAACTTTCTGATGAGCTCATTTTTGAATATGATCTGCGTGCAGACAAGCTGACTTTTTCTGACCGTTTTCAAATATTGACCGGAAGAGATCCGGTGTTTCCGCAGATAAGCCGGCTATTGTCAGATGAGGCGCTGGTCAACGCCGAGGATCACAGCCGACTTTTTAAAAAGCTTGAACGCATTACACCAGACAGGCCGACCTGCAAGGCGGAACTGCGCATCAATCTGGACGGGGAGGGCTTCCAGTGGTATCAGGTGTACCTTTACCCTATCTGGGATATGGAGTTTGAACCGGTATGCGTGAGCTATATCGGCAAGCTCATCAATGTTGAGGAGAGCAAGCAGCGTAATCTGATGCTTAAAAAAGAAGCGGAAAGCGATCCGCTTACAGGGCTTTTAAACCAGAGGGCCATGCGGGAACAGTCGATTCTGGTACTCAAGGACCGGCGTGTACAGAATGCGGCACTCTGCTTTGCCGACGTTGATAATTTTAAGTCGGTTAATGACGAGCGCGGCCATCTGTTTGGGGATATGGTACTTAAGGAAGTGGCTGAAATCCTGACCAGCAGCGTGCGTCATACGGATCTGGTGGGGCGTGTAGGTGGTGACGAGTTCCTGATCCTATTCCATGACATCATCGACCAGAAGGACATTGAAAGACGTGTTTCGGCCATCTGCAAAAAGCTGAACAAGCGCTTTAACAGCTACGGTATTACTGGAAGCCTTGGCATTTCCCGCTATCCTCAGGATGCTGAACGATATTCGGGCACCGCTCGATGA
- a CDS encoding YhgE/Pip domain-containing protein: MKKILKIFMGDVSRIRNNTIALIVVMGVCVVPAMYAWFNIAGSWDPYSNTKDIKIAVANTDAGYQGDILSVSMNVGDEVVNALKANDQMDWQFTGRDEALEGVKSGAYYAAIVIPEDFSANIMSLFSPDIKKSAIIYYTNEKENAIAPKVTDKGATAVQEQVNSLFVEKVSEISLEALQSVYQAADKQGNQSLTESLKTNLQRIEAEVETSAKTVRAFAAMTDSTQKVLTSTTGFLETSGNSVSESSGILQEAEGTARGLQGAMDTASQGIETVFDVSGESYQKISSEIDKAFASVDKNAGEAAKSLDSLADEVQLLINHYTELRDTLQKLSDEFPDMAPALQPVIGKLNQIISQQEALRDKLTETVEKISETTGMAASDYQTLKGLTDQASKVIGDAKTDYQTNLKPQLGTLFSSLDFGSGEVAGILGQLNGSIRDIASLSGETASDLGTARDLLTHSADQLDAVKAKLDSVLKEVEKAAASGDMAEIETLLSGSPAELSSFLAAPVELKTEKIYPVANYGSAMAPFYTTLAIWVGGVVLVAMISTTVSEKTEKALSLKPHQAYFGRYITFLILGLIQSTIIVLGDLFFLGIQCEHPILFLLTGWLTSIVYVNLIYTLTVSFGDVGKAIAVVLMVIQVAGSGGSFPIEVLPEFFQRLYPLMPFAHSMNAMRECIAGMYQNTYWIEMGYLAIFLIPSLLLGLVLRKPVIRLNHTFTEKLESTHLM, encoded by the coding sequence ATGAAAAAAATCTTGAAAATCTTTATGGGAGACGTCAGCCGTATCCGGAATAACACCATTGCCCTTATTGTCGTGATGGGTGTCTGCGTGGTGCCTGCCATGTATGCCTGGTTTAATATTGCGGGGAGCTGGGACCCCTACAGCAACACAAAAGACATAAAAATCGCGGTTGCCAACACCGATGCCGGCTATCAGGGCGACATTCTCTCTGTAAGCATGAACGTGGGCGATGAGGTGGTAAATGCTCTGAAGGCCAATGACCAGATGGACTGGCAGTTTACAGGCAGGGACGAAGCTCTGGAGGGTGTGAAATCCGGCGCCTATTACGCCGCCATCGTGATCCCCGAGGATTTCAGCGCCAATATCATGAGCCTGTTTTCCCCGGATATTAAAAAGAGCGCGATCATCTATTATACCAATGAGAAGGAAAATGCCATCGCGCCCAAGGTGACCGATAAAGGAGCCACCGCTGTCCAGGAGCAGGTCAACAGCCTCTTTGTGGAAAAGGTGTCCGAGATCTCCCTCGAGGCGCTGCAATCTGTCTATCAGGCAGCGGATAAGCAGGGCAATCAGTCCCTGACCGAGAGTCTCAAGACCAATCTCCAGCGCATAGAAGCTGAGGTGGAGACCTCCGCAAAAACGGTGCGGGCCTTTGCGGCCATGACTGACTCTACCCAGAAAGTTTTGACCTCGACCACTGGCTTTCTGGAAACCTCTGGGAACAGTGTCTCAGAAAGCTCAGGCATTCTGCAGGAGGCAGAGGGCACAGCCCGGGGGCTTCAGGGCGCGATGGACACGGCCTCCCAGGGCATCGAGACCGTCTTTGACGTGAGCGGTGAGAGCTACCAGAAAATATCATCCGAAATCGACAAGGCTTTCGCCTCTGTGGACAAAAATGCCGGGGAGGCTGCCAAAAGCTTAGACAGTCTGGCCGATGAAGTACAACTGCTCATCAACCATTACACCGAGCTTCGGGACACGCTTCAAAAGCTCAGCGATGAATTTCCGGATATGGCGCCCGCGCTCCAGCCTGTGATCGGCAAGCTCAATCAAATCATCAGCCAGCAGGAGGCCCTGCGGGACAAGCTGACAGAAACAGTGGAAAAAATCTCTGAAACCACCGGCATGGCAGCGTCAGATTATCAAACCCTCAAGGGGCTCACAGACCAGGCCAGTAAAGTCATCGGCGACGCAAAAACAGACTATCAGACAAATCTGAAGCCGCAGCTGGGAACCCTGTTTTCAAGCCTTGATTTTGGCAGCGGCGAGGTGGCCGGTATCCTCGGCCAGCTAAACGGCAGTATCCGCGACATCGCGTCCCTTTCCGGCGAGACTGCCTCAGACCTGGGTACGGCGAGAGATCTCCTGACCCACTCGGCCGATCAGCTGGACGCTGTGAAGGCAAAGCTGGACAGTGTTCTCAAAGAGGTTGAAAAGGCCGCCGCCAGCGGTGACATGGCTGAAATTGAGACATTGCTCTCCGGCAGCCCCGCTGAGCTCAGCAGCTTTTTGGCCGCTCCGGTCGAGCTCAAGACTGAAAAGATATATCCTGTGGCAAATTACGGTTCCGCCATGGCGCCGTTCTACACGACGCTTGCCATCTGGGTCGGCGGCGTTGTGCTCGTAGCCATGATCAGCACCACCGTTTCGGAAAAAACGGAAAAAGCCCTCTCCCTGAAGCCCCACCAAGCCTATTTCGGGCGGTACATCACCTTCCTGATTCTGGGGCTGATCCAGAGTACCATCATTGTGCTGGGAGATCTTTTCTTCCTGGGAATTCAGTGTGAGCATCCCATACTTTTCCTACTGACAGGCTGGCTCACAAGCATTGTCTATGTCAATCTGATCTATACCCTCACGGTCTCCTTCGGTGACGTGGGCAAGGCCATCGCCGTTGTCCTGATGGTTATCCAGGTGGCAGGCTCAGGCGGCAGTTTCCCCATCGAGGTGCTCCCAGAGTTCTTCCAGAGGCTCTACCCGCTCATGCCCTTCGCCCACAGCATGAACGCCATGCGCGAGTGCATTGCAGGCATGTACCAGAACACCTACTGGATCGAGATGGGCTATCTAGCCATCTTCCTGATCCCTTCCCTGCTCCTCGGCCTTGTGCTCAGAAAACCGGTTATCCGGCTGAACCACACCTTTACCGAGAAGCTGGAAAGCACACATTTAATGTAA